The following are from one region of the Salvia hispanica cultivar TCC Black 2014 chromosome 1, UniMelb_Shisp_WGS_1.0, whole genome shotgun sequence genome:
- the LOC125202580 gene encoding uncharacterized protein LOC125202580 codes for MESGYSVSVHIPEDAAVLTDNLGKLMYRAASEGDWVAAEVLLSRYERVKWMDLTDRGDKAIHLAMSGKHKEFVCKLIDMVGCEILEVFDVNGYTACCNAVMDGDLELVRFMIDARPNIVNIVNQYQTTPFMLAVSYGNADIVKHMLGVKINLPKGKWFDLLVVAITGKKFDMALILVQAKTKLAALKGKDGRTALHVLARLGDAGDAKAGLLAEMLWISLNRTLFREVMQLMNKPPILHDAAKVGNLRFIEMISSDFPHLLTQTDDEENSIVHIIAMHRQKELLKLVTNTKGVTNCNTFSVNKYGNNFLHSAAKSIHPNGLEIVGEQDVQIQEAFDWFKTVEEVAPPNYKEMRNNDGHKPIDLFWKEHEELLSKGHVYMKSTAESCMIISTIVLSLVFAAAFAPPGGFDQGTGIPILLKKKWSAAFIIFQVLALSSSTLSIIGFWSIISSNYKQEQFFLLPLTLRLSMCALLLSVLFVISAFLSAFFLVFVQERKALVVSLMVLFYAMLIILIAVQLYNVTRRIFKIIRKVRKNLFLRGMFTILGLPAIDRILIQALEKLIAPHHPARGTEERHSPSVIMCCL; via the exons ATGGAATCTGGATATAGCGTCTCAGTTCATATACCCGAAGATGCTGCAGTATTGACAG ATAATCTGGGTAAGCTAATGTATAGAGCTGCAAGTGAAGGCGATTGGGTAGCAGCTGAAGTTCTGTTGAGTAGATATGAGCGAGTGAAATGGATGGACTTAACGGATCGAGGCGACAAGGCTATTCATCTGGCTATGTCTGGGAAACATAAAGAATTTGTGTGCAAACTAATTGACATGGTGGGATGTGAGATTTTAGAGGTGTTCGATGTGAATGGCTACACAGCATGTTGCAATGCAGTAATGGATGGTGATCTTGAACTCGTTCGCTTCATGATTGATGCCAGACCAAATATAGTCAATATAGTAAACCAGTACCAGACGACCCCCTTCATGCTTGCAGTTTCCTATGGAAACGCAGATATAGTTAAACATATGCTGGGTGTAAAGATTAATCTACCCAAAGGAAAATGGTTTGATCTCTTGGTAGTCGCTATAACCGGCAAAAAGTTTG ATATGGCTTTGATATTAGTGCAAGCGAAAACAAAACTGGCCGCGTTAAAGGGGAAAGATGGTCGAACAGCTTTGCATGTCTTGGCGCGACTGG GAGATGCTGGAGATGCGAAAGCTGGTTTGTTGGCTGAGATGCTCTGGATAAGTCTTAACAGAACTCTCTTTCGTGAAGTGATGCAGCTTATGAATAAGCCTCCCATTCTACATGATGCAGCGAAAGTAGGCAACCTGCGTTTTATAGAGATGATTTCTTCCGATTTCCCTCATCTTTTAACACAAACCGACGATGAAGAAAACTCTATCGTTCACATCATTGCTATGCATCGACAAAAGGAGTTGCTTAAACTCGTCACAAACACAAAAGGTGTTACAAATTGCAATACATTCTCAGTGAACAAATATGGTAATAACTTTTTACATTCAGCTGCAAAATCAATACATCCCAATGGTCTTGAGATTGTAGGCGAGCAAGATGTTCAAATTCAAGAAGCGTTTGATTGGTTTAAG ACAGTGGAAGAAGTTGCACCGCCTAATTACAAGGAGATGAGAAACAATGATGGACATAAACCTATAGACTTATTCTGGAAAGAACACGAGGAATTGTTATCGAAAGGCCATGTGTATATGAAGAGCACAGCAGAATCTTGCATGATCATCTCGACTATTGTTTTATCGTTGGTGTTTGCTGCTGCCTTTGCTCCCCCTGGGGGATTCGATCAAGGCACGGGGATTCCTATactgttgaagaagaaatggTCGGCAGCTTTCATCATATTCCAAGTCTTGGCATTGTCTAGCTCAACCTTGAGCATCATAGGTTTTTGGTCCATCATTTCATCCAATTACAAACAAGAACAGTTTTTCTTGTTGCCACTTACCTTGAGGCTCTCAATGTGTGCTCTCTTGCTCTCTGTGCTGTTTGTCATCTCTGCATTCTTGTCCGCGTTTTTTCTGGTCTTCGTTCAAGAGAGAAAAGCGCTTGTCGTATCCTTAATGGTTCTGTTTTACGCTATGCTCATCATTTTAATTGCTGTTCAGCTTTATAATGTAACGAggagaattttcaaaatcattcGCAAAGTGAGGAAAAATTTGTTTCTTAGGGGCATGTTTACGATATTGGGCCTCCCCGCTATTGATAGAATTCTAATCCAGGCACTAGAGAAGCTGATAGCTCCACACCATCCGGCTCGAGGGACTGAAGAACGTCATTCACCTTCAGTTATAATGTGTTGTTTGTAA
- the LOC125200533 gene encoding F-box protein At1g61340-like → MGSRVEEGYGMGLVRSTSFGRKRVFLSNQSIEFGDYDDCAANPSSKRRCSQNSVFSGEETSLEDLPQEILIRILCGVEHDDLKSLFFVSKAVRDATLIAKESHFAYNTPRKTVGVLPFSKNRVDWLGELKEFEAPNAPLQHRVPRKRLSAKNLADISVALFASGDEGSCCWPRRDLFSEN, encoded by the exons ATGGGGTCTAGGGTTGAGGAAGGGTACGGAATGGGGCTGGTGAGGAGCACTTCGTTTGGGAGGAAGAGAGTGTTTTTGTCGAATCAGAGTATTGAATTTGGGGATTATGATGATTGTGCGGCGAATCCGAGTTCGAAGAGACGGTGCTCTCAGAATTCTGTTTTTTCGGGGGAGGAAACGTCGCTTGAAGATTTGCCTCAGGAGATTTTG ATTCGGATACTGTGTGGTGTGGAGCATGACGATTTGAAGAGTCTGTTTTTCGTATCCAAAGCCGTTAGAGATGCG ACTCTAATCGCGAAGGAATCTCATTTCGCGTACAACACACCGAGGAAGACGGTGGGAGTTCTGCCATTTAGCAAAAACAGAGTGGATTGGCTGGGTGAATTGAAGGAGTTTGAAGCCCCAAATGCTCCATTGCAGCATAGGGTTCCACGGAAGAGGCTGAGTGCGAAGAATCTAGCCGACATTTCGGTGGCGCTCTTTGCATCCGGAGACGAGGGCAGCTGCTGCTGGCCTCGTCGAGATCTGTTCTCGGAGAATTGA
- the LOC125203484 gene encoding pentatricopeptide repeat-containing protein At5g18390, mitochondrial produces MLVVRKIPALVTGTSTSTLSFIRTLTSGASLFCNNDGGGGSIRGLPNDDYFATIHHISNIVRRDIYMERTLNKMRISKIVNSELVYRVFRSCCNCGIESFRFFNWARTHHPNYEPTTVEFEELLKILARNRNWETMWKVAGTMKAQNFAISPSVVSFIIEQYGKNGLIDQAVDLFNGLKNFDCPQTTEVYNSLLFALCEVKNFQGAYALIRRMVRKGTVPDKRTYSVLVNAWCSAGKMREAQEFLEEMSKKGFNPPVRGRDLLVDGLLNAGYLESALGLVRKMTKEGFVPDVGTFNSLAEALCNSGQIDFCIDLFHDVCGLGFCPDTSTYKIMITVTSKVGKVDEAFALLHRSIENGHRPFPSLYAPILKALCRNGQFDDAFSFFSDMKVKGHPPNRPVYTMLIKMCGRAARFVEAANYLVEMTELDLLPMPQSFDMVSDGLKNCGKHDLAKRIEQLEISARGL; encoded by the coding sequence ATGCTTGTGGTTCGCAAAATCCCTGCCCTCGTCACTGGCACGTCCACGAGCACATTGTCTTTTATCCGGACCCTGACCTCTGGAGCCAGTTTATTTTGTAACAacgatggtggtggtggaagTATTAGAGGCTTGCCCAACGATGACTACTTTGCTACGATTCACCACATATCCAACATTGTGCGACGTGATATATACATGGAGCGCACCCTCAATAAGATGCGTATATCAAAGATTGTAAACTCAGAGCTAGTTTATCGTGTCTTCCGTAGCTGCTGCAACTGTGGGATAGAATCTTTTCGCTTCTTCAATTGGGCAAGGACACACCACCCAAATTATGAGCCTACCACCGTTGAGTTTGAAGAGCTCCTCAAAATCTTAGCTCGAAACCGCAATTGGGAGACCATGTGGAAGGTAGCAGGAACTATGAAAGCACAGAACTTTGCTATATCTCCATCGGTTGTCTCTTTCATTATCGAGCAATATGGTAAAAATGGTCTCATAGATCAAGCCGTCGACCTTTTTAACGGCCTCAAAAACTTTGATTGTCCGCAGACGACTGAAGTATACAACTCCTTGCTTTTTGCTCTATGTGAGGTTAAGAACTTCCAAGGGGCGTATGCTTTGATAAGGAGAATGGTTCGAAAAGGGACCGTTCCTGATAAGCGAACCTATTCGGTTCTTGTTAACGCGTGGTGCTCGGCAGGGAAGATGAGAGAGGCTCAGGAATTCTTGGAGGAGATGAGTAAAAAGGGGTTCAATCCTCCTGTCCGCGGCCGAGATTTGCTGGTAGATGGACTACTAAACGCAGGGTATCTCGAATCAGCTTTAGGGCTGGTTCGGAAAATGACCAAGGAAGGCTTCGTGCCAGATGTAGGCACGTTCAATTCGTTGGCAGAAGCTCTATGCAATTCTGGCCAGATCGACTTCTGCATCGATCTTTTTCATGATGTTTGTGGACTCGGGTTTTGTCCCGACACGAGCACTTACAAGATCATGATAACTGTGACGTCGAAAGTTGGAAAAGTTGACGAGGCTTTTGCATTACTTCATAGGTCCATCGAGAATGGTCACCGTCCGTTTCCCAGCTTGTATGCTCCAATCTTGAAAGCTCTTTGCCGGAATGGACAGTTTGATGATGCGTTCAGTTTTTTCTCTGATATGAAGGTGAAAGGCCATCCCCCAAACCGTCCCGTGTATACTATGCTTATAAAAATGTGCGGACGTGCTGCTAGATTCGTCGAGGCTGCCAATTATTTGGTGGAGATGACTGAGTTAGATCTGTTACCTATGCCACAAAGCTTTGATATGGTTTCTGATGGCTTAAAGAATTGTGGCAAACACGATTTAGCCAAACGAATCGAACAGTTAGAGATATCTGCCCGGGGCCTCTGA
- the LOC125188491 gene encoding putative disease resistance RPP13-like protein 1, with amino-acid sequence MTDAIISQVAERVAAIIQDQIHYKVSYVIGRGGEKELLDLFNKLNTIRNVLDDAEMKGVNNQSVKNWLKKLQGTAYEIDYFLDEWIYSLLRLKMEAERKVGGSFSLSSALLRTSVRHNITKKIEKVKAKLAQILEEMNEFKFVRKLNGGLANSQPATDHPMLISWQEQSTSSIDFKIDEGSAIYKEKNDIMRKLMCSGGNIQIMSIVGTSGLGKTTLAQLIFNDPEFEKDWLKIWVCVPDPFVVDVVAKNIVEYVGKERIPPNTNQSESDLVLKKLKASVEKRKFLLVLDDASIEDRDKWEFLYMYLQYGAPGSKILVTTRNEKTAKMMDSLDDDICRPSPLSFEKFWSLLRDISLPGKNAEECGEFKGVGKKIARKCKGLPLAAIVLGRLLRFKDLEGWKDVEKSEIWEMENEEVKPFPYLALSYNELSPDLKLCFSYCAIYPKNYRFHVETLIEEWVAQGYMGTVSGNSGVELGRKCFKKLATRSLFQDFEKSGEEIKWCKMHDVVRDFALICRMNTEISNRRCPDCDARLVSQAQDYRCLFWNKESPLDHCDCVTSVKVLRIENRPPPAGMEDLIHLRWLDFKWTTVSKHDLKIICKLYLLQTLSLSRCNLTEIPREIGNLIHLRRLDLSCNEKLKELPESMYSLVELRTLSLSCCSLKEIREEIGNLTELTGLDLSWNRGLKKLPGRMYSLAKLQTLSLACCSVQEISSGIMNLDQLRNLDLSGNASLKLPESISCLVELRTLSLACCSLEKIRTEIWRLRRLTQLNLSWNRELEYLPESINRLVELQILNIEGTEVHHRLPQAVGKLSNLALVLREFKVGSQYNKLGLLKKVKHSTGSLTLDISFSTMSKMVKLVEDAREVQLKILFQELEKLKISFEGTMNENEPSSSSLPSRSSMWMKLLEALEPHHKLKQLTIWRYEGSTLPSWMSSPNSFIKEMSLHYLSEVSSLPALGKLPFLEVLCIDNLKKLKQVGREFLGIESASNDDVVAFPKLKELTFVMCPEWEEWEDITEEEEISAASIMMPCLTVLSINSCKSLKELPHRLLHKAASAFKLLDTEGSTELSKTYRSNAEDGYSFSFMAFFPLGFFAVKVLTRSGLE; translated from the exons ATGACAGATGCTATAATTTCTCAAGTGGCGGAGAGAGTTGCAGCCATTATACAAGATCAGATTCACTATAAAGTCAGCTATGTCATCGGTAGAGGCGGGGAGAAGGAGCTTCTTGATCTTTTCAACAAGCTCAACACTATCAGAAATGTGTTAGATGATGCAGAAATGAAAGGAGTGAACAATCAAAGCGTCAAAAATTGGTTGAAGAAGCTCCAAGGCACAGCTTATGAGATAGACTACTTCTTGGATGAATGGATCTACTCACTTCTCAGACTTAAGATGGAAGCTGAGCGAAAGGTAGGCGGCTCCTTCAGCCTATCTTCAGCTTTATTGAGAACTTCTGTTCGTCATAATATTaccaagaaaatagaaaaggtGAAAGCCAAGCTTGCTCAGATTCTAGaggaaatgaatgaatttaaatttgtgagGAAGCTTAATGGTGGCTTAGCCAACTCTCAGCCTGCAACTGATCATCCCATGCTCATATCTTGGCAAGAACAATCCACATCTTCGATTGACTTCAAGATAGACGAGGGGTCGGCCATATATAAGGAAAAGAATGACATAATGAGAAAACTGATGTGTAGTGGTggtaatattcaaattatgtCTATAGTTGGGACAAGTGGACTTGGAAAGACGACTCTagctcaacttatttttaacgaTCCAGAGTTCGAGAAGGATTGGTTAAAAATTTGGGTATGTGTCCCTGATCCCTTTGTTGTGGATGTGGTTGccaaaaatattgttgaatacGTGGGAAAAGAAAGGATTCCTCCGAATACCAATCAATCTGAATCTGACTTGGTtctaaaaaaactaaaagcatctgttgaaaaaagaaaatttcttCTTGTCCTTGATGATGCTAGTATTGAAGATAGGGACAAATGGGAGTTCCTATATATGTATCTCCAATATGGTGCGCCAGGTAGTAAAATTCTGGTGAcaacaagaaatgaaaagacAGCTAAGATGATGGATAGCTTAGACGATGATATCTGTAGACCATCTCCGCTTAGTTTTGAAAAGTTTTGGTCATTATTGCGTGACATATCTCTTCCAGGAAAGAATGCGGAGGAATGTGGAGAATTTAAGGGTGTTGGCAAGAAGATAGCTAGGAAGTGTAAGGGATTGCCTCTTGCAGCAATTGTTTTGGGAAGACTGTTACgattcaaggatttggaaggGTGGAAAGATGTAGAGAAGAGTGAAATATGGGAAATGGAGAATGAGGAAGTAAAGCCCTTTCCTTACTTGGCTTTAAGTTACAATGAATTGTCTCCGGATCTTAAGCTTTGTTTTTCATACTGTGCCATCTACCCTAAAAATTACCGATTTCATGTGGAGACTCTGATAGAAGAGTGGGTGGCACAAGGTTATATGGGCACTGTTAGTGGAAACAGTGGAGTGGAACTTGGGCGAAAGTGTTTCAAAAAGTTAGCAACACGGTCTTTGTTTCAAGACTTTGAGAAAAGTGGCgaagaaataaaatggtgTAAAATGCACGATGTTGTACGTGATTTTGCTCTGATTTGTAGGATGAACACAGAAATAAGCAATAGAAGGTGTCCAGATTGTGATGCTCGGTTAGTCTCTCAAGCTCAAGATTATCGTTGCTTATTTTGGAACAAGGAAAGTCCTCTTGATCATTGTGATTGCGTGACCAGTGTAAAAGTGTTGAGAATTGAGAATAGACCTCCACCAGCAGGAATGGAAGATTTGATTCACTTGAGATGGTTGGATTTTAAATGGACTACAGTGTCAAAGCATGACCTCAAAATCATATGCAAGCTTTATTTACTACAAACCCTTTCCCTATCAAGGTGCAACCTAACAGAGATTCCACGAGAAATTGGGAATTTGATTCATTTAAGGCGACTGGACTTAAGTTGCAACGAAAAATTAAAGGAATTGCCAGAGAGCATGTATAGTTTGGTTGAATTGCGAACTCTTTCCTTATCGTGCTGCTCTCTGAAAGAGATTCGGGAAGAAATCGGGAATTTGACCGAGTTAACAGGACTTGACTTGAGTTGGAACAGAGGACTAAAGAAATTACCAGGGAGAATGTATAGTTTGGCTAAATTGCAAACTCTTTCCTTAGCATGCTGCTCTGTCCAAGAGATTAGCAGCGGAATTATGAACTTGGATCAGTTGAGAAATCTCGACTTAAGTGGGAACGCATCGTTAAAATTACCAGAGAGCATATCTTGTCTGGTCGAACTGCGAACTCTTTCTTTAGCATGCTGCTCTCTCGAAAAGATTCGTACAGAAATTTGGCGTTTGCGTCGCTTAACACAACTCAACCTAAGTTGGAATAGAGAATTGGAGTATTTACCAGAGAGTATTAATAGGTTGGTTGAACTTCAAATCTTGAATATTGAAGGCACAGAGGTGCACCACCGTTTGCCTCAAGCAGTAGGCAAGTTAAGTAATCTTGCATTAGTATTGAGAGAATTCAAAGTAGGAAGTCAATACAACAAGCTGGGATTGCTGAAAAAAGTGAAACATAGTACTGGATCTCTAACATTGGATATCTCCTTTAGTACTATGAGTAAAATGGTGAAATTGGTTGAGGATGCTCGAGAAGTGCAATTGAAGATACTCTTTCAAGAACTcgaaaaactcaaaatatctTTCGAGGGTACGATGAATGAAAATGAgccttcatcatcatcattgcCATCACGATCATCAATGTGGATGAAGTTACTAGAAGCTCTCGAGCCCCATCACAAGTTGAAGCAGCTGACAATCTGGAGATATGAGGGCTCCACGCTTCCTTCCTGGATGTCATCGCCTAACTCATTTATAAAAGAGATGAGTCTCCATTATTTGAGTGAGGTTTCGTCACTGCCAGCTCTCGGGAAACTACCATTCTTGGAGGTCTTATGCATTGATAATCTGAAGAAATTGAAGCAGGTTGGAAGGGAGTTTTTAGGAATAGAATCTGCATCtaatgatgatgttgttgcaTTTCCTAAACTCAAGGAACTGACATTTGTTATGTGCCCCGAATGGGAGGAGTGGGAGGACATAACAGAGGAGGAAGAAATATCTGCAGCCTCCATCATGATGCCATGTCTCACAGTGTTGTCCATCAATTCTTGCAAGAGTTTGAAGGAGCTGCCCCATCGCCTCCTACATAAGGCCGCGTCCGCGTTTAAATTGTTGGATACCGAGGGATCAACAGAGCTATCAAAAACATACAGATCGAACGCAGAAG ACGGGTACTCTTTTTCCTTCATGGCATTTTTCCCTTTGGGTTTTTTCGCTGTGAAGGTTTTAACGAGGTCCGGCCTTGAGTGA